The Deltaproteobacteria bacterium genome window below encodes:
- a CDS encoding NAD(P)-dependent oxidoreductase: MARVGFVGLGIMGEPMCRNILSKGHEVTVYNRTRAKMEPLVAAGAKAAPSLAELVRGSEIVITMVADPAAVRDVVTAKGGILSAISPGIVHIDMSTVSPETSREIAALVRGKGAEHLEAPVLGSRKPAADGTLTILTGGDEALSRRMEPLLRTMGSKVIHMGDTGMAAHMKLIINQILGTVLCAFAEASLTGLTAGLLPDRILSVLENSVVACPAIRVKGPDMLGERVFTPNFPLKHAHKDMRLAVEAGAAAGVPTPVTKAACDLFGAARDKGFGERDISAVVRALTEN; encoded by the coding sequence ATGGCCAGGGTGGGGTTCGTGGGGCTCGGGATCATGGGGGAGCCGATGTGCCGGAACATCCTTTCCAAGGGGCACGAGGTCACCGTGTACAACCGGACACGCGCGAAGATGGAACCGCTCGTCGCGGCCGGGGCGAAGGCGGCGCCGTCGCTCGCGGAGCTTGTCCGCGGCTCCGAGATCGTGATCACGATGGTGGCCGACCCGGCGGCGGTGCGCGACGTCGTGACGGCGAAGGGAGGCATCCTTTCCGCCATTTCCCCCGGGATCGTCCACATCGACATGAGCACCGTATCGCCGGAGACGTCGCGGGAGATCGCGGCCCTCGTGCGCGGGAAGGGCGCGGAACACCTCGAGGCGCCGGTTCTGGGCAGCCGGAAACCGGCCGCGGACGGGACGCTCACGATCCTCACCGGGGGCGACGAGGCGCTCTCCCGCCGGATGGAGCCGTTGCTGCGGACGATGGGAAGCAAGGTGATCCACATGGGAGACACCGGGATGGCGGCGCACATGAAGCTCATCATCAACCAGATCCTGGGGACGGTGCTCTGCGCGTTCGCGGAGGCGTCGCTGACGGGGCTTACGGCGGGGCTTTTGCCGGACCGGATCCTGTCCGTTCTCGAGAACTCGGTCGTCGCCTGTCCGGCGATCCGGGTGAAGGGACCCGACATGCTCGGGGAGCGGGTCTTCACGCCCAACTTTCCGCTCAAGCACGCACACAAGGACATGCGGCTCGCCGTGGAGGCGGGGGCGGCGGCCGGTGTCCCGACGCCGGTGACGAAGGCGGCGTGCGACCTGTTCGGCGCCGCCAGGGACAAAGGGTTCGGGGAAAGGGACATCTCGGCGGTCGTTCGGGCGCTGACCGAAAATTAG
- a CDS encoding Crp/Fnr family transcriptional regulator, which produces MTIPAADVLRKTPLFAALPDEDLRRVAALAVPRRFGKKESVFREGEKADGFFVVASGKVKVFKLSGEGKEQVLHVLDPGQTFAEAVIFEGGVYPANAEALADSVLLLLPKRPFIDLLERHPKVSIRMLGSLSRWLKRMTDLVESLSLKDVEARLV; this is translated from the coding sequence ATGACGATCCCGGCCGCCGACGTCCTCCGGAAGACCCCGCTGTTCGCCGCCCTCCCGGATGAAGACCTCCGGCGGGTCGCCGCGCTGGCCGTCCCGCGCCGGTTCGGAAAGAAGGAGTCCGTCTTCCGCGAGGGAGAAAAGGCGGACGGGTTCTTCGTGGTCGCGTCCGGGAAGGTGAAGGTGTTCAAGCTCTCCGGGGAGGGGAAGGAGCAGGTCCTCCACGTCCTCGACCCGGGACAGACGTTCGCCGAGGCCGTGATCTTCGAGGGAGGGGTCTATCCCGCGAACGCGGAAGCGCTCGCCGACTCCGTGCTGCTCCTCCTCCCGAAACGACCGTTCATCGATCTCCTCGAGCGGCATCCCAAGGTGTCGATCCGGATGCTCGGATCCCTCTCCCGCTGGCTCAAGAGGATGACCGACCTCGTGGAGAGCCTTTCGTTGAAGGACGTGGAGGCCCGCCTGGTC
- a CDS encoding tetratricopeptide repeat protein, translating to MSRRVVGVVFALLLTLFRSAVSGEAADTGSRSRLSGAERPFLSSYFKYSAQGSRDLIGIPVAPSMPEREISRLENRLREELRDVAAGEPAVEAVRRVLLVEEGFTYDKSPGEPENYLLETVVSRKRGNCLGLSMLYLALAERLGVPFRGVYVPSHCFVRYEGAAGRTNVEFSDGGAAWDDERYRREFRVAPGRPYLLSLRPDEMLGVFLKSLGAGYSRRGRDADALRIYEEAARRYPGLPDVHYNAGVSLHKLGRLEEAGARYRLAIALDPEMAAPRENLGILLARSGRYAEAIEEGRKAVELEPRNAAARGSLASSYCGCGRFEEGIREFRMAVELEPRNARARAGLAQAYFAMGSYREAAGECDRAEALGCRFEPSMLETLSRYRDSRSPPE from the coding sequence GTGTCGCGCAGGGTCGTCGGGGTCGTTTTCGCGCTGCTGTTGACGTTGTTCCGTTCCGCGGTGTCCGGCGAGGCGGCGGACACCGGGTCCCGTTCGCGACTCTCCGGGGCGGAACGCCCTTTCCTTTCCTCCTACTTCAAATATTCCGCACAGGGGAGCCGGGACCTGATCGGCATACCGGTGGCCCCCTCGATGCCGGAGCGGGAGATCTCCCGGCTCGAGAACCGGTTGCGGGAGGAGTTGCGCGACGTTGCGGCGGGCGAGCCGGCGGTGGAGGCGGTCCGCCGCGTTCTTCTCGTGGAGGAGGGATTCACATACGACAAGTCGCCCGGGGAACCCGAGAACTACCTTCTCGAAACGGTGGTATCGAGGAAGCGGGGGAACTGCCTCGGCCTGTCGATGCTCTACCTCGCCCTGGCGGAGCGTCTCGGCGTTCCGTTCCGCGGAGTGTATGTGCCGTCCCACTGCTTCGTGCGATACGAAGGGGCCGCCGGACGCACGAACGTGGAGTTCTCGGACGGGGGGGCCGCCTGGGACGACGAACGGTACCGCCGGGAATTCCGTGTCGCTCCGGGGCGCCCGTACCTCCTTTCCCTGAGGCCCGACGAGATGCTCGGGGTGTTCCTGAAAAGCCTGGGCGCCGGGTATTCGCGCCGGGGGCGGGACGCGGACGCCTTGCGGATCTACGAGGAGGCGGCCCGCAGGTACCCGGGGCTTCCGGACGTCCACTACAACGCGGGAGTTTCGCTGCACAAGCTCGGACGGCTCGAGGAAGCGGGCGCCAGGTACCGCCTCGCGATCGCGCTCGATCCGGAAATGGCCGCTCCCCGCGAAAATCTCGGAATCCTGCTGGCGCGCTCCGGCCGGTACGCGGAGGCGATCGAGGAGGGCCGCAAGGCGGTGGAGCTCGAGCCGCGGAACGCCGCGGCCCGCGGAAGCCTGGCCAGCTCGTACTGCGGGTGCGGACGGTTCGAGGAGGGGATCCGGGAGTTCCGGATGGCGGTGGAGCTCGAGCCGCGGAACGCGCGCGCCCGGGCGGGGCTGGCCCAGGCGTACTTCGCCATGGGATCGTACCGTGAGGCCGCCGGCGAATGCGACCGGGCGGAGGCGTTGGGGTGCCGCTTCGAGCCGTCGATGCTCGAGACGTTGAGCCGGTACCGCGATTCCCGCTCGCCCCCCGAGTAG